TTTAAGATAACCCGTAAAATGAATCCTAAGGGAATCCTGATAGCCAATGTTAGTGCCAATAGTTCCTATACTAATGCAGTAAAAGCAGTTGAAATGATTGAGGCAGACGCTTTACAATTACATATTAATACTGCTCAGGAAATCTTCATGGACGAAGGTGACAGGCATTTTTCCCATCTTGGTGATAATATATGTGAAATAGTTTCAAGATCTCCCGTTCCTGTCATAGTAAAGGAAGTGGGCTTTGGGATTTCATTGGAGTGTGCCCTTAAACTATCTAATATGGGTGTTGAATGGGTAGATATAGGGGGGTCAGGTGGCACTAATTTTATAAAAATTGAAGCAGCAAGAAGTGAGGAAGAATATGCCACCTCATTAACAAGCTGGGGCATACCAACTGCTGCAAGCTTACTAGAAATCAAAGGTAGCAATTTGCCATTAAAGGTCATTGCATCTGGTGGTATTAGAAATGGCCTTGATTTATTAAAATCCTTAACATTAGGTGCTGTTACTGGCGCCATTGCCGGTCCTTTTTTAAAGGCGGCATTAAAGCCAGGAACTGATGAAATCAATAAACTTGTTATGCATATTTGTAGTGATTTTAAAAAAGGAATGCTCTTGAGTGGGTGTAGAAATATAACAGAACTTAAGAAAGCACCTATTATTATAACAGGATTTATAAAAGAGTGGTTGAGTGGACGTAATAGCCTATAAAGATAGGCTATTTTTTTACAATAAAATTTTATTACTTAAAGGAATTTTGTAATGATAAGCAGAATTAATTTTAATAAAACTAATAAAATAATGATTATAAGATAACTTGATGGTAATAATTAACATATTATTATTAGATATTTATATTTGCAATCTAAAGTATTATATAATATAGCTGGCTTGTTGTTTAACGTATTACACAAGGAATTCCCATGGAAGGAGGGGTTTAACTAAAAAGTAATTCATATCCTAACCAGAATCAAAATAAGGAGGTAATAATGTGCGTTTAGCAACAAAAATTTTAATTGGTCTTGTTGCAGGTATCATTGTTGGTTTATTTATGCAGGGGGCACAGGATATTGCAGTAACATACATTAAGCCCTTTGGCGACTTATTTATCCGTTTAATCATGATGATCATTGTTCCCTTGGTTTTATCTACATTAATAGTTGGTGCCGCTAGTACTGGTGATCTTAAGAAATTAGGAAGAATGGGCGGAAAAACCATTGCCTATTATCTTACCACCACAGCAATTGCAGTAACAATTGGTATTATTTTTGCAAACATATTTAAGCCAGGTAGAGGATTAACATTACCAGTAGATGCTGAGTATGCAGGCCGTGAGGCTCCCCCTATCTTGGATGTTTTATTAAATGTGGTTCCAAGAAACCCTGTGCAAGCAATGGCAGACGGTTCTATGCTGCAGATAATTGTATTTGCATTATTTGTTGGTATTGCAATCTCCATAGTAGGTCAAAAAGCTGCCCCTGTTAAGGCTTTTTTTGAAGGTTTCGCAGAGGTAATGTATAAGATTACTGGAATGGTTATGCAGGTAGCTCCCTACGGTGTATTTGCTCTTATAGTTCCGGTAGTAGCAGCCAATGGGCCTGCTGTTTTATTACCTTTAGGCAAGGTTATAGGAGTTATGTATTTAGCAGCTATAGTTCATGTACTGATAGTCTATACTGCAGTTATCAAAGGATTTTCCAATCTTACCCTGCCTGAGTTTTACAAGGGAATTCTACCTGCACAAGTTATTGCCTTTTCAACCTGCAGCAGTGGTGCTACTTTACCGGCTACTATTAAGTGTACTGAAGAAAATCTTAAAATATCTAAAAGTACAACAAGCTTTGTTCTCCCCTTGGGTGCTACAATTAATATGGATGGTTCAGCCATCTATCAGGGTGTGGCAGCACTATTTGTTGCTCAGGTGTATGCTTTAGATTTAACACTTGGTCAGCAGTTGACCATAGTCTTGACTGGAACATTAGCATCTATTGGTGCAGCAGGAGTTCCAGGTGCTGGATTGATTATTTTAACAATGGTATTGGCTTCAGTTGGTCTACCAATGGAAGGTATAGCCTTAATTGCTGGTATTGATAGAATTCTAGACATGGCTAGAACTACTGTCAATATTACAGGTGATGCTGCTGCTGCCGTATTCATTGATGCAACCGAACAAAAGTATGATACACCGGCGTCTAATGTTGATGATAAATCACTATCCATATAAATTTGAATTTATTTTAAATTTGATAAGGATTTACCGCAACCTCATCTAACCTAGTTAGGTGAGGTTTTTTGTATATTAGCATAAAGCAAGGGGAAATATAAACAAAGAAAAATAAAAGGAAGGGAGTTATTAATTTGGAGAGATTTCCAATAGGTATGATACTTCTAATGATTGTGGCAGTCCTAATATATTTTGGATTGGCACAAAGGATACTTGATAGAATGAGGTTAACTGATAAAGCTGCTCTTGTTATTGTGGCTGTAATATTTCTGGGTAGTTTTATTAATATTCCCATACCCTTTGCTAATATTGAAGGGTCCATTAATGTTGGAGGTGCAATAGTACCTATAGGGGTAGCAATATATGTTTTATCCCGTGCAGGAACAAGCAAGGAGGTTGTTCGTACTCTATTTGCCATTGCAGCAACGGCAGGAACAGTATACTTTTTTAACAGCTATGTTTTGGCGGCTGACCCCTGGCAGACCGGCAGGGATATTATTGATCCCCTTTATATTTATCCAATAGTTGCAGGTACTATAGCTTACATTGTAGGAAGATCAAGAAGAGGGGCATTTATCGCTGCAACATTAGGAGTTTTAATACTGGATATAGTAAACTTTAGTGTCCTTCTTGCCACCGGTATTAGAGGAACAGTTGCAGTTGGAGGCGGAGGAGCCTTTGATGTGATAGTACTATCAGGTCTATTTGCAGTTTTATTAGCTGAGGTAGTTGGGGAAACCCTGGAAAGAATACAGGGAGGTCCACGCACAGAAGGAAGGTCCAAAGAGCTAATTAAGGGTCTTCAGGATATAGAAAGTCCAGCACCTGCAAGAAAACCTACTGAAAAAGATTATGACCCACTTGTAATGGGAGGTGAAGAAAAAGATGAGAAATAGATTAACTGTAATTGCTGCCGTGTTATTACTATTTTTGACAATCAGCTTTAGCCCTTCAGGATTGAATGCTGGTTTGATTGAAGAATTAGACTTTCACTCCAGCGCACACGAACCCTTTGAAATCTATAATGAAGATAATGAATTATTATCAGTAATGGCAAGGGTTGTCCAAGTTGGTGATGAGCTTATTGCCTTTGATGATAAACATTATAGAATAGACAGGGTTGAAGGCAGAAAAGCTTTTGCAGTATACGTGGGCAAACATGATATACAACCCATGAAGCTATCAATGGTATCAAGCTTACCTGCTCAACAAGAAGGTGAAGGAAATAATGTAATTGCAATCTACCATACTCATAGTGATGAATCCTATGTTCCTTCTGATGGTACAGAAAGCATACCTGGGTCAGGCGGGATATTTGATGTAGGTGAAGTTTTTACCCAGGCTTTAGAAGAACAAGGATTTACAGTTATTCATGATTTAAGGGCACATGAGCCCCGTGATGCCCAGGCATATAACAGATCAAGGAGAACTGCAGTAGAGCTTCTAAAGCAGGGTCCATCTGTATTAATTGATGTCCACAGAGATGGAATTCCTGATCCCGAGTTTTATAGAGAAAAGATTTCTGGTATGCATGCAACCCAGATACGCCTGGTGGTAGGAAGACAAAATCAAAATATGGAAAGCAACCTGGACTTTGCAAAACATATAAAGGCTGCAGGAAATGAAATCCATCCAGGGATAGTTAGGGAAATTTTTATGGCCCAGGGCAATTACAATCAGGATTTAACCCCAAGAGCTATATTGATAGAGGTTGGTACTTACACAAACACGAAAGAGGAGGCAAAGGCGGGTGCAAAACTTTTTGCTGAAATAATGCCCGCAGTAATGGGAGTAACCCCAGGTGTCCCGGGACCACCAGATCAAGGAAGTGATTGGAGGACTGTCTTTTGGATACTGGTTCTAACTGTTATAGGAGTAGGAGGATTTCTGGTAATTAGTACTGGTAGCTGGGAGGGTGCCGTTAATAAGGCTAAACAGTTTGTCACTAAAGAATGGGCCAACTACATTGGTTTTAGGAAAAAGAATAGGACAGATAATAATGATAAGCAAGAATAACAGTTTAAGAAATGGGGGATTTCCATGGAAGAATACGGTGTAATGCTGTTGCTATCTGTTGTTCTTGGAACATTAGGAAGAATCATCTTATTAAGAACTGATTACAGACAGTACCCTGGATATCCCCATGGTTATTTAACCCATATTTCTCTGGGATTTATAGCGGCTGCCTTGGGGGCAGTAGCTATTCCTGCCCTGGCAGAAAAGGAGTTTACAGCTGTAACCTTTTTAGCACTAGCAGCGCAGCAATTTAGAGAAATTAGAAACATGGAAAGAGATTCTTTGGCAAAACTAGAGGATGGGGATATTATTAGAAGAGGCAATGACTATATAGAGGGGATAGCCAAGGTTTTTGAAGCTCGCAACTACCTTGTCATGATTATCTCCTTTGGAACAAGTATTGTAATATTTTTTACCAGCTGGATAGTTGGTTTAGCAGTGGGCGTATTATTAATCTATCTTGCAACCAGGTTAATGCAGGGACAAATAATTAGAGATATTGCAGAGGTAAAACCTGCCAAACTCCATTTTCAGGATTCTCTTTTAATGGTCGATGACATTGTAATCATGAATCTAGGCTTAAAGGCTTCCAAAGAGAAGATTTTAAAGGAGGGCTTGGCCGTAATAATAAAGCCAAAGGATGATAATGCAAGGGCCACACTACATAACCCCGGGCAAAGGCAGGCAATTGTGCACATTGCTGCAACTGTAGTTGGGACTAAAGCAGAAGTAGGGGAGCAGGAATGGACTCCATTAGCCAGAAAAAATATTGATACTGGCGTCATAGGCTTGTTTATACTACCCAACGAGCCGGACATGAAGGCTTTAATCAAAGCAGTTGAGATGTCACCTGTTCTAGAGAGTTCCAGAAGAAACATTCTTTCTACAGAGGCTGGCAAATATGCTTCTGATTAATGTAAATATATGTGTCATGGTCTTTTTCTTTGCAAAGAAGGAAGGTGAATGATATGGATGCAGGGGTTTTGATAGCTATTGTTACAACAAACCTGGATTTGGTTAGGGGAGGGGGTGCTCCAGTTTTTCTGGCAAGAGATGAAGAGGAATTAGAAAGGCTATCTTTACTAATGAGCAGAATTTTTAAAGCAATGGTACATGATTTGGAAAATGGTGTTTACCTTTTATATAGACAATAAATGAGAAATCAGGTGAAACTATGAAGATAGTTTATCATTGCTATGGGGGCTCCCATTCATCTGTAACAGCAGCTGCAATTCATTTGGGATATTTAGCTAGTGACAAGAAACCCACTCCACACACACTTATGGAGATTCCATTTTTTGACAAACAAACAGATAAGGATCATGGAAAATTTAAATTTATGGGTAGGGATGAATTAGGTAATGAGGTCTATATTTGTGGCTGCCGCGGCCTAGGCAAAAAAGTGGAGAAAAGCTTACAGGGAATTGCTAAAATAATTGATACTCCACTAGATGACATAATTTACGTGGATACCTTGAAAGGTGTTAATTTCCTGATGCGTATAGGGGGGTTTTTATCACGGAGGCTTAGATTAGTCAGGCTTGGAAGGCCTATTGTTTTAAAGGGGACTGTAACCGCCTTTAATAATTTTGTTAATATGGTGGAAGAGGTAAAAAATAAATTGCAAAATTGACTAAGACCTGGAGGAAAATATGAAAATAATTTATTACTGTTCAACAGGACGACACACCTCAATTTTTATGGCAAATTTACATCTAGGTAATATTTCATTAAAGAAACGATATAAAGGCGAAGATATAACCAGCTTAAAATATTTTGGAGGAGCATCAATACAGGAGGAACCGTTATTTATTGGAACTGACAAGGATAACAACGAGATTTATACAATAGGCATACCCAGGGAAAAGGAAATAATGATAAAGCTAATTGAAAGCTTTTTAGAATTAAAAGGTAAGAATCCTAAGGATATTCAAATGATTGATGCCGACGCATGCACCAATCCCTGGATAAAACTAGGGATTTTTTTATCCGTACACACTAGATTTAAAGGTCTTGCCAAGCAGCTTGTAATCAAGGGATTTGAAAATTATTCCTCCTGCTTCTTGACTACTGCCCATAGTTAGCGGATAATAAAGTGCGTAGGAATAGGGGTGGGAGTATGGGTCAGAAAAAAGTATATAACTCTTTAATTCGAGATGTTAAGCCTAATTCCATTGCTGAAGAAATTAATATACAAATGGGAGATAGGCTTAAAAAAATAAATGGAAAACCATTAAGGGATATTCTTGATTATTATATACTAACAGAAAATGATTACATATTATTAGAAATTGAAAAGGAAAATGGCCAGATATGGGAAATAGAGATTGAAAAGGACTTTCATGAACCATTAGGCATCTCCTTTAAGGAAGAATGCTTTGATGGATTGCAGAAGTGCCAAAATAATTGTATATTTTGCTTTCTTAAAGGTCTGCCAAGGGGAATGCGCAAAAGCCTCTATGTAAAGGATGATGATTATAGACATTCTTTCCTTCACGGCAATTATATCACCCTAACAAATGTTGATTGGTATGACCTAAAAAGAATAGTTGATTACAAGCTTGCGCCCTTATATATCTCTGTACATTCCACAAACCCTGAGTTAAGGGTGAGAATGCTGGGTAATAATAAAGCAGCAGACCTTAATGAAAAGCTCAAATACCTGGCAGAACATGGCATTACAATGCATACACAAATTGTGTTGTGTCCTGGCTTAAATGACAGCAAAGAACTGGATCGTACCATCAATGACCTATCCAAATTATGGCCGTGGGTTTCATCTCTTGCAGTAGTTCCAGTAGGGCTAACAAAATATAATTATCTTGCAAATGAGTACCTTAGACAATTTAATGTCCAGGAAAGCAATTTAGTTATTAACAAAATAAAGAATTGGCAAAATATTTGTCTAAAAAAGTACAATACAAGGTTTGTTTTTCCCTCGGATGAATTTTTTATTAGAGCTAACCTGGAAATACCTGCAGAAAAGGAATATGAAGGCTATCCTCAGTTAGAAAATGGAGTTGGCCTTGTAAGAAGCTTTGTAAATGATTTTAAATATTATTTTAGGGAAAAGGGCCAAGATGGTATAACCATGGACAGAGCCTATGTTATAGTCACTGGGGAGGCGGCCTTTCCTATTCTTGACAGCCTGGTCAAAGACTTTTTACCATCTGATAATGTAAGGGTTATACAAATCAAGAACAGCTTTTTTGGATACCCTGTCTCAGTAACGGGTCTTTTGACAGGTAGTGACATTATTAAGGGGTTAAAAGATATTCCCTTGAACAATTGTATATTACTAATATCTGATGTTTTACTAAAAAAAGATCATGATATATTTTTAGATAATATGACAATAAGTGAGTTAGAGAAAAACCTTGATCTAGAAATACAAATCATACCTAATTCAGGAAGTATTCTTGCGAAAACATTAACAGGGGGTGAATAGCCATGCCTAAACCAGTAATTGCAATTGTAGGCAGGCCAAATGTTGGTAAGTCAACCTTATTTAATAGAATAACCGGAGGTAGAGTGGCTATTGTAGACGATATGCCGGGTGTAACCAGGGACAGAATGTACAGGGAAGGCACCTGGCTTAACAAGCCCTTTACATTAATAGATACAGGCGGCCTGGAATTTGAAGATGAGATTAATTCTATCAGCAGCCTGGTTAAAATGCAGGTGCAGGTCGCCATTGATGAAGCTGATCTAATAATCTTTGTTGTTGACGGTAAAATTGGCTTAACTCCTGACGACCACACCATTGCCACCATGCTGCGTAAATCAGGCAAACCGATTATCTTGGCTGTAAACAAAATAGACAATTTTTCCACCTTTGAAAACTATGAGTTTTATACTCTAGGCTTGGGAGATCCTATTGCCATTTCAGCTGAACATAAAATTAACATAGGAGACCTATTAGATCAGATTATGAAAAATCTTCCCCACCAACCTGAGGAGGAATTTGAGGAGGATATTATCAAAGTAGCTGTGGTGGGCAAGCCCAATGTTGGGAAATCTTCACTAATAAACAAAATACTTGGGGAAGATAGGGTTATTGTTAGCAGTGTTCCTGGAACTACTCGAGATGCTATTGATACTTTATTTGAGCATGATGGCCAAAAATATGTCTTAATAGATACTGCAGGAATGAGAAGGCGTGCAAAAATTCATAATCCTACTGAAAGATATAGTGTCATTAGATCTTTAAGGGCAATAGACAGGTCAGATGTAGCCCTAATACTCATAGATTCACAAGAGGGAGTTACTGAACAAGACAAAAAGATTGCTGGATATGTACACGAAGCTGGTAAGAGCTCCATTATAGTTGTTAACAAGTGGGACCTAATAAAAAAAGATAATACTACCATGAATGAATTTGATAAAAGCATACGTGAAGAGCTGGGCTTCATGCAATATGCACCAACAGCTTATATTTCAGCTTTTACTGGCCAAAGGGTTATGAGATTGTTTGAGCTAATCAGGTTTGTGTCTGAACAGGCTAATTACAGGGTTCCTACTCCCATACTTAATGACTTTATCAGGGACATAGTAGCTTTTACTCCCCCACCTACAGATAAAGGTAACAGATTAAAAATATTATATGTCACACAGAGTTCGGTTAAGCCACCTACATTCAGGCTTTTTGTTAACAACCCTGAACTATTTCATTTTTCATATAAAAGACATGTAGAAAACCAGTTAAGAAAAGC
This DNA window, taken from Desulfitibacter alkalitolerans DSM 16504, encodes the following:
- a CDS encoding DUF3189 family protein encodes the protein MKIIYYCSTGRHTSIFMANLHLGNISLKKRYKGEDITSLKYFGGASIQEEPLFIGTDKDNNEIYTIGIPREKEIMIKLIESFLELKGKNPKDIQMIDADACTNPWIKLGIFLSVHTRFKGLAKQLVIKGFENYSSCFLTTAHS
- a CDS encoding dicarboxylate/amino acid:cation symporter; protein product: MRLATKILIGLVAGIIVGLFMQGAQDIAVTYIKPFGDLFIRLIMMIIVPLVLSTLIVGAASTGDLKKLGRMGGKTIAYYLTTTAIAVTIGIIFANIFKPGRGLTLPVDAEYAGREAPPILDVLLNVVPRNPVQAMADGSMLQIIVFALFVGIAISIVGQKAAPVKAFFEGFAEVMYKITGMVMQVAPYGVFALIVPVVAANGPAVLLPLGKVIGVMYLAAIVHVLIVYTAVIKGFSNLTLPEFYKGILPAQVIAFSTCSSGATLPATIKCTEENLKISKSTTSFVLPLGATINMDGSAIYQGVAALFVAQVYALDLTLGQQLTIVLTGTLASIGAAGVPGAGLIILTMVLASVGLPMEGIALIAGIDRILDMARTTVNITGDAAAAVFIDATEQKYDTPASNVDDKSLSI
- a CDS encoding capping complex subunit for YIEGIA, encoding MDAGVLIAIVTTNLDLVRGGGAPVFLARDEEELERLSLLMSRIFKAMVHDLENGVYLLYRQ
- the der gene encoding ribosome biogenesis GTPase Der, with product MPKPVIAIVGRPNVGKSTLFNRITGGRVAIVDDMPGVTRDRMYREGTWLNKPFTLIDTGGLEFEDEINSISSLVKMQVQVAIDEADLIIFVVDGKIGLTPDDHTIATMLRKSGKPIILAVNKIDNFSTFENYEFYTLGLGDPIAISAEHKINIGDLLDQIMKNLPHQPEEEFEEDIIKVAVVGKPNVGKSSLINKILGEDRVIVSSVPGTTRDAIDTLFEHDGQKYVLIDTAGMRRRAKIHNPTERYSVIRSLRAIDRSDVALILIDSQEGVTEQDKKIAGYVHEAGKSSIIVVNKWDLIKKDNTTMNEFDKSIREELGFMQYAPTAYISAFTGQRVMRLFELIRFVSEQANYRVPTPILNDFIRDIVAFTPPPTDKGNRLKILYVTQSSVKPPTFRLFVNNPELFHFSYKRHVENQLRKAFGFEGNPIRLDISKRGESQ
- the fni gene encoding type 2 isopentenyl-diphosphate Delta-isomerase — translated: MEKKSRLQRKLEHIENTLKFSDGPNSPGFEDIYLIHQALPGIDWHDLDTSQILWGKTLSFPMIINAITGGPLETEEINKKLALAASEFSLGMAVGSQTAALEDSSTMRTFKITRKMNPKGILIANVSANSSYTNAVKAVEMIEADALQLHINTAQEIFMDEGDRHFSHLGDNICEIVSRSPVPVIVKEVGFGISLECALKLSNMGVEWVDIGGSGGTNFIKIEAARSEEEYATSLTSWGIPTAASLLEIKGSNLPLKVIASGGIRNGLDLLKSLTLGAVTGAIAGPFLKAALKPGTDEINKLVMHICSDFKKGMLLSGCRNITELKKAPIIITGFIKEWLSGRNSL
- a CDS encoding DUF3189 family protein, whose translation is MKIVYHCYGGSHSSVTAAAIHLGYLASDKKPTPHTLMEIPFFDKQTDKDHGKFKFMGRDELGNEVYICGCRGLGKKVEKSLQGIAKIIDTPLDDIIYVDTLKGVNFLMRIGGFLSRRLRLVRLGRPIVLKGTVTAFNNFVNMVEEVKNKLQN
- a CDS encoding DUF1614 domain-containing protein, with the protein product MERFPIGMILLMIVAVLIYFGLAQRILDRMRLTDKAALVIVAVIFLGSFINIPIPFANIEGSINVGGAIVPIGVAIYVLSRAGTSKEVVRTLFAIAATAGTVYFFNSYVLAADPWQTGRDIIDPLYIYPIVAGTIAYIVGRSRRGAFIAATLGVLILDIVNFSVLLATGIRGTVAVGGGGAFDVIVLSGLFAVLLAEVVGETLERIQGGPRTEGRSKELIKGLQDIESPAPARKPTEKDYDPLVMGGEEKDEK
- a CDS encoding YIEGIA family protein; translated protein: MEEYGVMLLLSVVLGTLGRIILLRTDYRQYPGYPHGYLTHISLGFIAAALGAVAIPALAEKEFTAVTFLALAAQQFREIRNMERDSLAKLEDGDIIRRGNDYIEGIAKVFEARNYLVMIISFGTSIVIFFTSWIVGLAVGVLLIYLATRLMQGQIIRDIAEVKPAKLHFQDSLLMVDDIVIMNLGLKASKEKILKEGLAVIIKPKDDNARATLHNPGQRQAIVHIAATVVGTKAEVGEQEWTPLARKNIDTGVIGLFILPNEPDMKALIKAVEMSPVLESSRRNILSTEAGKYASD
- a CDS encoding DUF512 domain-containing protein, whose product is MGQKKVYNSLIRDVKPNSIAEEINIQMGDRLKKINGKPLRDILDYYILTENDYILLEIEKENGQIWEIEIEKDFHEPLGISFKEECFDGLQKCQNNCIFCFLKGLPRGMRKSLYVKDDDYRHSFLHGNYITLTNVDWYDLKRIVDYKLAPLYISVHSTNPELRVRMLGNNKAADLNEKLKYLAEHGITMHTQIVLCPGLNDSKELDRTINDLSKLWPWVSSLAVVPVGLTKYNYLANEYLRQFNVQESNLVINKIKNWQNICLKKYNTRFVFPSDEFFIRANLEIPAEKEYEGYPQLENGVGLVRSFVNDFKYYFREKGQDGITMDRAYVIVTGEAAFPILDSLVKDFLPSDNVRVIQIKNSFFGYPVSVTGLLTGSDIIKGLKDIPLNNCILLISDVLLKKDHDIFLDNMTISELEKNLDLEIQIIPNSGSILAKTLTGGE
- the spoIIP gene encoding stage II sporulation protein P, with product MRNRLTVIAAVLLLFLTISFSPSGLNAGLIEELDFHSSAHEPFEIYNEDNELLSVMARVVQVGDELIAFDDKHYRIDRVEGRKAFAVYVGKHDIQPMKLSMVSSLPAQQEGEGNNVIAIYHTHSDESYVPSDGTESIPGSGGIFDVGEVFTQALEEQGFTVIHDLRAHEPRDAQAYNRSRRTAVELLKQGPSVLIDVHRDGIPDPEFYREKISGMHATQIRLVVGRQNQNMESNLDFAKHIKAAGNEIHPGIVREIFMAQGNYNQDLTPRAILIEVGTYTNTKEEAKAGAKLFAEIMPAVMGVTPGVPGPPDQGSDWRTVFWILVLTVIGVGGFLVISTGSWEGAVNKAKQFVTKEWANYIGFRKKNRTDNNDKQE